A single genomic interval of Sinorhizobium garamanticum harbors:
- a CDS encoding alpha-ketoglutarate-dependent dioxygenase AlkB codes for MQVLPKGIRHIPGFLDRSRQQELVEAIRLVVAEAPLFVPEMPKTGKPMSVRMTNCGPLGWVTDREGGYRYQAEHPVTGKPWPAMPAALNDIWHAVSASDKEPEACLVNFYSADARMGLHQDRDERDLETAVVSISLGDSCLFRVGGRERGGQTISFKLASGDVVVLGGEGRLAFHGVDRIYPNTSTLLKNGGRLNLTLRRVNP; via the coding sequence ATGCAGGTGCTGCCGAAAGGAATAAGACACATTCCGGGATTCCTCGACCGCTCCCGTCAGCAGGAGCTGGTCGAGGCTATCCGTCTGGTCGTAGCGGAGGCGCCTCTCTTCGTGCCTGAAATGCCGAAGACCGGCAAGCCGATGTCGGTGCGCATGACCAATTGCGGTCCTCTCGGCTGGGTTACCGATCGGGAAGGGGGCTATCGCTATCAGGCGGAGCATCCGGTGACGGGCAAGCCCTGGCCAGCAATGCCGGCGGCGCTCAACGACATCTGGCATGCGGTTTCGGCGAGCGACAAGGAGCCGGAGGCCTGCCTCGTCAACTTCTATTCCGCAGACGCGCGCATGGGTCTGCATCAGGACAGGGACGAGCGTGATCTGGAGACGGCTGTCGTTTCGATATCGCTCGGAGACAGTTGCCTCTTTCGTGTCGGTGGCCGGGAGCGCGGCGGACAGACGATCTCGTTCAAGCTTGCGAGCGGCGACGTCGTCGTGCTTGGCGGCGAAGGCAGGCTGGCATTCCACGGCGTCGACCGCATCTATCCGAACACCTCGACGCTTCTGAAGAACGGCGGCCGCCTGAATCTCACCTTGCGTCGGGTCAATCCTTAG
- the lysM gene encoding peptidoglycan-binding protein LysM has product MGLFSFIKNAGKKLGIGGDDTPPDADSVQKELASHDLGTKDVQVEVVDDKVVLKGVVKDQSTFEKAVVAVGNTLGVSAVEASDLKVADAGAAPAPAKAPVFYTVKKGDNLWKIAEAQYGKGKGAKHTLIFEANKPMLKDPDKIYPGQVLRIPDLDAG; this is encoded by the coding sequence ATGGGGTTGTTCAGCTTTATCAAGAACGCTGGCAAGAAGCTTGGGATCGGCGGCGACGACACGCCACCGGATGCCGACAGTGTCCAGAAGGAACTCGCCTCGCATGACCTCGGCACCAAGGACGTTCAGGTCGAAGTCGTGGACGACAAGGTTGTCCTCAAGGGCGTCGTCAAGGATCAGTCGACATTCGAAAAGGCCGTCGTGGCCGTCGGCAACACGCTCGGTGTTTCGGCGGTTGAAGCGTCCGATCTCAAGGTCGCAGACGCTGGAGCCGCGCCCGCACCGGCCAAGGCGCCCGTCTTCTACACGGTGAAGAAGGGTGACAATCTCTGGAAGATTGCCGAGGCACAGTACGGCAAGGGCAAGGGCGCCAAACACACGCTGATCTTCGAAGCGAACAAGCCCATGCTGAAAGACCCCGACAAGATATATCCGGGGCAGGTCCTGCGCATTCCGGATCTGGACGCCGGCTGA